A stretch of Amycolatopsis balhimycina FH 1894 DNA encodes these proteins:
- a CDS encoding low temperature requirement protein A, with protein MSDPNIVDEPEDTRIERHASWAELFFDLVVVAGVAALAHVLGSELDLAALGLYALLFLAFWLSWTTFMLYGNVAAGKTRVVRLMIGMFGLGMMIASVPGVAHSVLGHEGDTRPLTVFAIAYIATRVYGSQSWRKGEVLLDFPVAQVSTGLLPWAASIWVDGQWKLVLWAAGIGIDLLLVLVVSGAKILEQLQSRFTARATTRRRPRPDVHHNGAVPVIHGVSVDPAHFSERLGLFVIIVLGESVVQVIGAAAEAHYDLGLLATGVASFVLLAGMFGLSVVFGYAGLPHLRGGRIPARAALGLHCLITGVIATVAVSLSSVVEHGSDPLPGPGRWLLCGALAAYFALGVVTGVASRSSDLQRTVSRIITGVAVPLLLGLLATNVSGRTLVVCMALVVVAHLWFERRLAPIRG; from the coding sequence GTGAGCGACCCGAACATCGTCGACGAACCCGAGGACACCAGGATCGAACGGCACGCCAGTTGGGCCGAACTCTTCTTCGACCTGGTGGTCGTGGCAGGCGTGGCAGCTCTGGCGCACGTGCTCGGATCCGAACTGGACCTCGCGGCGCTCGGCCTCTACGCACTGCTGTTCCTGGCCTTCTGGCTTTCGTGGACGACTTTCATGCTGTACGGCAACGTCGCGGCCGGGAAGACCCGGGTCGTACGGCTGATGATCGGGATGTTCGGCCTCGGGATGATGATCGCGTCCGTGCCCGGCGTGGCGCACTCGGTGCTCGGGCACGAGGGGGACACGCGCCCGCTGACCGTCTTCGCCATCGCCTACATCGCCACGCGCGTTTACGGGTCCCAGTCGTGGCGCAAAGGCGAAGTGCTGCTGGACTTCCCGGTGGCGCAAGTCTCGACAGGTCTGCTGCCCTGGGCCGCGTCGATCTGGGTCGACGGGCAGTGGAAGCTCGTGCTCTGGGCGGCGGGGATCGGCATCGACCTGCTGCTGGTCCTGGTCGTGTCCGGCGCCAAGATCCTCGAGCAGCTCCAGTCGAGGTTCACCGCGCGAGCCACCACTCGACGCCGGCCGCGGCCCGATGTTCACCACAACGGGGCCGTGCCGGTGATCCACGGGGTGTCCGTCGACCCGGCGCACTTCTCCGAGCGGCTCGGGCTCTTCGTGATCATCGTGCTCGGCGAATCGGTGGTGCAGGTCATCGGCGCCGCAGCCGAAGCACACTACGACCTCGGCCTGCTGGCCACCGGAGTCGCATCTTTCGTGTTGCTGGCAGGCATGTTCGGTTTGTCCGTCGTCTTCGGGTACGCAGGCTTGCCGCACCTCCGAGGCGGCCGCATCCCCGCGCGCGCCGCCCTTGGCCTGCACTGCCTGATCACCGGCGTCATCGCCACGGTGGCCGTGTCGCTCTCGTCGGTGGTCGAGCACGGCTCCGATCCGCTGCCCGGTCCAGGACGATGGCTGCTGTGCGGCGCGCTCGCGGCCTACTTCGCCCTCGGCGTGGTCACCGGTGTGGCCAGCCGCAGTTCCGATCTGCAGAGGACGGTCTCGCGAATCATCACCGGCGTCGCGGTTCCGCTCCTGCTCGGCCTGCTCGCCACCAACGTCAGCGGTCGGACATTGGTGGTCTGCATGGCACTGGTGGTGGTCGCCCACCTCTGGTTCGAACGGCGATTGGCACCGATCCGAGGCTAG
- a CDS encoding CPBP family intramembrane glutamic endopeptidase: MSISAWTRRHRLTVFFGLAFAVSWWAWPFYVAGIAPTPFFACGPVLAAIAVIAVADGRAGYRDLFARLTHWRVGWTWWAVAVAGPLAVLAVAVVANVTIWQAPAPDFGSLAWADIGLFAALRFVNPLDGPIGEEPGWRAYALPRLQAKWSPLRAGATLGVVVALWHLPLVTSGMLAPFGLAVTFAITLVYVWLVNRTGGSALMAVVFHVTQGAVSSAALGFTGADADRMGWLTGVLWCVIAVGLVTTDRAAWRTASGSAVTRPSRGRARV, translated from the coding sequence ATGTCAATCTCCGCGTGGACCCGCCGCCACCGCCTCACCGTGTTCTTCGGTCTCGCCTTCGCCGTTTCCTGGTGGGCTTGGCCGTTCTACGTCGCCGGCATCGCTCCGACGCCGTTCTTCGCCTGCGGACCCGTGCTCGCGGCGATCGCCGTCATCGCCGTCGCCGACGGCCGGGCCGGCTACCGCGACCTGTTCGCGCGGCTGACCCACTGGCGGGTCGGCTGGACCTGGTGGGCCGTCGCCGTCGCCGGCCCCCTGGCCGTGCTGGCCGTCGCGGTGGTGGCGAACGTGACGATTTGGCAGGCTCCCGCCCCTGACTTCGGCAGTCTCGCCTGGGCCGACATCGGGCTGTTCGCCGCGTTGCGGTTCGTCAACCCGCTCGACGGGCCGATCGGCGAAGAGCCGGGCTGGCGGGCCTACGCCCTGCCGCGCCTGCAGGCGAAGTGGTCCCCGCTCCGCGCCGGCGCCACCCTCGGCGTGGTGGTGGCGCTGTGGCACCTGCCGCTGGTCACCTCGGGCATGCTCGCACCGTTCGGTCTCGCCGTCACCTTCGCGATCACGCTGGTCTACGTGTGGCTGGTCAACCGCACCGGCGGCAGCGCGCTGATGGCCGTGGTCTTCCACGTGACGCAGGGCGCGGTCAGCTCCGCCGCCCTCGGCTTCACCGGTGCCGACGCCGACCGGATGGGCTGGCTCACCGGCGTGCTGTGGTGCGTGATCGCCGTGGGCCTGGTGACCACCGACCGCGCAGCTTGGCGCACCGCCTCCGGATCGGCCGTCACCCGGCCGTCCCGCGGGCGCGCCCGCGTCTGA
- a CDS encoding AfsR/SARP family transcriptional regulator, protein MLHVPVVLGTLRDDRANVSCAGPVEALEPRAGGAGEFMVGERPGFRVLGQLTISRERQPIAINGTKPRAVLAYLLINRGKPVTTTALVNELWRDQPPATPNNTVQTYIRQLRDMLEPDRRSGWECQILRTVPGGYQLDIQPGDVDSAVFEQLLEQGRQALRESRSENARELLRSGLAMWRGAAFVGLHEFATAAQEAIRLEQLRLDAIELRVQSDLELGRHEEVVDELAELVRRHPVRESLVGHLMLALYRCGRQSESLAAYKATRERLSDELGVDPHVSLQELHQQVLRQAPALHQARQDQARTPAEKPYKPANDTKSRRRIGHRAVTAAALTLVFVAMACIVVLRNWSDTGHTPGTPSPSQPPASAIFNEFDLAVRPGMGYDLDIPPGRPTDWHSTNNPRSPDYSYLDLYRTSAKAPRDQLSGVDLGNTNEFNVIQQVNNDDPITTCRSLATHGGGNAPLELLRPGSRVCLRTHEDRWAMLTITKMPSDRSAIVLLRVTVLQK, encoded by the coding sequence ATGCTGCATGTGCCGGTCGTCCTCGGTACGCTGCGCGATGACCGGGCGAACGTGTCTTGTGCGGGCCCGGTCGAAGCACTCGAACCACGAGCCGGCGGCGCGGGAGAGTTCATGGTGGGTGAAAGACCGGGTTTCCGGGTACTTGGCCAACTGACCATCTCTCGTGAGCGTCAGCCGATTGCGATCAACGGCACCAAGCCGCGAGCGGTGCTGGCGTATCTGTTGATCAATCGGGGAAAGCCGGTCACCACCACCGCGCTCGTCAACGAGCTGTGGCGCGACCAGCCACCGGCTACACCGAACAACACGGTGCAGACCTACATCCGGCAGCTGCGGGACATGCTCGAACCGGACCGCCGTTCAGGGTGGGAATGCCAGATCCTGCGCACCGTTCCCGGCGGCTACCAGCTTGACATCCAACCGGGCGACGTCGACAGCGCCGTTTTCGAACAATTGCTTGAGCAGGGACGTCAAGCGCTGCGGGAAAGCAGATCGGAGAACGCAAGAGAACTGCTGCGGTCCGGACTCGCAATGTGGCGCGGGGCTGCCTTCGTCGGGCTCCACGAGTTCGCCACGGCCGCCCAGGAGGCGATCCGGCTGGAGCAGCTGCGTCTGGACGCGATCGAGCTTCGCGTCCAGTCCGACCTCGAACTCGGCCGCCACGAAGAAGTCGTCGACGAGCTGGCCGAACTGGTCCGCCGGCACCCCGTCCGCGAATCCCTCGTTGGTCATCTGATGCTCGCCCTGTACCGATGTGGGCGGCAGAGCGAGTCGCTCGCCGCGTACAAGGCGACCCGTGAACGACTGAGCGACGAACTCGGTGTCGATCCCCATGTCTCTCTGCAGGAGTTGCATCAGCAGGTGCTGCGCCAAGCCCCCGCGCTCCACCAAGCACGGCAGGATCAGGCCCGGACACCGGCGGAGAAGCCGTACAAGCCGGCAAACGATACGAAATCAAGGCGGCGTATCGGTCACCGTGCTGTGACCGCCGCAGCGCTGACATTGGTCTTCGTTGCGATGGCCTGCATCGTGGTTCTGCGGAACTGGTCCGACACCGGCCACACTCCCGGCACACCATCGCCTTCCCAGCCCCCAGCATCGGCGATCTTCAATGAGTTCGACCTGGCCGTGCGGCCGGGCATGGGCTACGACCTCGACATACCGCCCGGCCGGCCCACGGACTGGCACTCGACCAATAACCCGAGATCGCCCGACTACAGCTACCTTGACCTCTATCGGACCAGCGCCAAAGCACCCCGAGACCAGCTCAGCGGCGTCGACCTCGGCAACACCAACGAATTCAACGTGATCCAGCAGGTCAACAACGACGACCCGATCACAACCTGCCGGAGCTTGGCAACCCACGGCGGCGGCAACGCACCGCTCGAACTTCTCAGGCCAGGATCAAGGGTGTGTCTGCGGACTCATGAGGACCGGTGGGCAATGCTGACCATCACCAAAATGCCTTCCGATCGGTCCGCAATAGTTCTGCTCCGCGTCACTGTGCTGCAGAAGTAG
- a CDS encoding alpha/beta fold hydrolase: protein MTEHLTIAGNTIAYDVAGQGPLVVLAHGIGDSRHSYRFLAPALAAKGYRVANVDIRGCGDSSLGWDGYSRTDIAGDLVALVRHLGGPAVIIGQSISGGAATIAAATAPDVIAGIVELAPFTRAQPFDLGGLVRVKRFRAGYTQMALVIMRGKLKNWTKYLDVALPAKPADWGNELARIEAKLSEPGRMEVLQAMCKTSPADAGEQLANVKCPVLIIEGSADPDWADPRVEGEKIIADLPRDLGELAVITGAGHYPHVQMPDQVVALTLPFLERTLDRA, encoded by the coding sequence ATGACCGAGCACCTGACCATCGCCGGCAACACCATCGCCTACGACGTGGCCGGGCAGGGGCCCCTCGTCGTGCTGGCGCACGGCATCGGCGACAGCCGCCACTCCTACCGGTTCCTCGCCCCGGCCCTGGCCGCGAAGGGCTACCGGGTCGCCAACGTTGACATCCGCGGTTGCGGTGATTCGAGCCTTGGCTGGGATGGCTACAGCCGCACCGACATCGCCGGCGACCTGGTCGCCCTCGTCCGCCACCTCGGCGGGCCTGCCGTGATCATCGGCCAGTCGATCAGCGGAGGTGCTGCGACGATCGCGGCCGCCACCGCGCCGGACGTGATCGCCGGCATCGTCGAACTGGCGCCGTTCACCCGCGCGCAGCCGTTCGACCTCGGCGGACTGGTGCGGGTCAAGCGCTTCCGGGCCGGTTACACCCAGATGGCGCTGGTCATCATGCGCGGAAAGCTGAAGAACTGGACGAAGTACCTGGACGTGGCGCTGCCGGCCAAGCCCGCCGATTGGGGCAATGAATTGGCCCGTATCGAGGCGAAGTTGAGCGAGCCCGGCCGGATGGAGGTCCTGCAGGCCATGTGCAAGACCAGCCCGGCCGATGCCGGTGAGCAGCTGGCCAACGTCAAGTGCCCGGTCCTGATCATCGAGGGCAGCGCCGACCCCGACTGGGCAGATCCCCGCGTCGAGGGCGAGAAGATCATCGCCGACCTGCCGCGGGACCTTGGCGAACTGGCGGTCATCACGGGCGCCGGGCACTACCCGCACGTCCAGATGCCCGATCAGGTCGTCGCACTCACCCTGCCGTTCCTGGAGAGGACGCTGGATCGTGCCTAG
- a CDS encoding sensor histidine kinase, whose amino-acid sequence MRTPLTTAKALVEVAVAASTSSEDVHRLGGKLLTVIAGQERLLDGLLALAYSETTLDRDTRVDLAELAAAAVHAYGDKARDAGIELRTALSPAPLYADPVLLGRVVHNLVDNAIRYNVRHRGRVTIHSGLEPDGTAAISVTNSGPVVEATEVESLFEPFRRLRYDRTRRPRGSGLGLSIVRAVVRAHLGTVRADPREGGGLTLHVRIPTHPMTPPDKR is encoded by the coding sequence TTGCGCACCCCGCTCACCACGGCCAAGGCCCTGGTCGAGGTCGCGGTCGCCGCCTCGACCAGCTCCGAGGATGTCCACCGGTTGGGCGGCAAGCTGCTCACGGTCATCGCCGGGCAGGAACGGCTGCTCGACGGGCTGCTCGCGCTCGCGTACAGCGAGACCACCCTCGACAGGGACACCAGGGTCGACCTCGCCGAACTGGCAGCCGCGGCGGTACACGCGTACGGGGACAAGGCGCGTGACGCGGGGATCGAACTCCGCACCGCGCTGTCCCCGGCCCCGCTGTACGCGGACCCGGTCTTGTTGGGCCGGGTGGTGCACAACCTGGTGGACAACGCGATCCGCTACAACGTTCGCCACCGCGGCCGGGTCACCATCCACAGTGGATTGGAACCGGACGGCACGGCGGCGATTTCCGTGACCAACTCCGGACCTGTCGTCGAGGCGACCGAGGTGGAATCACTGTTCGAACCGTTCCGCAGGCTGCGCTACGACCGCACCCGCCGGCCCCGCGGTTCCGGACTGGGGTTGTCCATCGTCCGGGCCGTGGTGCGCGCCCACCTCGGCACCGTGCGGGCCGATCCGCGAGAAGGAGGCGGTCTGACGCTGCACGTGCGGATTCCGACCCACCCCATGACGCCACCAGACAAGCGGTGA
- a CDS encoding MarR family transcriptional regulator yields the protein MIRIHLGSEGLGNVGICAHPDFGAELTAAGFAHAHGGLRQDPLAQLYSRSTSPDLAEGVTPGYLSHLFARRLPTPFTKALAEGDDQAHRVLDKAVDHLRSTTVEPGSPGIGSAVAARAAGWSHLYATSGAAALLHQLGHGIRLRRGVLEVPTTFDADLELGERPLRIQPVALSRRVTLGEPTGDHLTVRVPAGPPPRTEPGQRGALRSLLGAGRAETLEAIVRSGGVTGRQLAATLGVSDAAASRHAAALRRAGLIRSLRMGQAVKHVATSLGYRLTQPEGTRRMASWS from the coding sequence TTGATCCGCATTCACCTGGGGTCCGAAGGGCTGGGCAACGTCGGGATCTGCGCGCATCCCGACTTCGGCGCCGAACTGACGGCGGCCGGGTTCGCCCATGCCCACGGTGGGCTGCGCCAAGACCCGCTGGCGCAGCTCTACTCGCGCAGCACTTCACCGGATCTCGCCGAGGGCGTCACCCCCGGATACCTGTCACATCTGTTCGCCCGCCGGTTGCCCACACCATTCACCAAAGCCCTCGCCGAGGGCGACGATCAGGCCCACCGCGTCCTGGACAAGGCCGTTGACCACCTGCGCAGCACCACCGTCGAGCCCGGCTCCCCGGGCATCGGCTCCGCGGTCGCGGCCCGCGCGGCCGGGTGGTCGCACCTCTACGCCACCAGCGGCGCAGCGGCGCTGCTCCACCAGCTCGGACACGGCATCAGGCTCCGTCGCGGCGTCCTGGAGGTGCCCACGACCTTCGACGCCGACCTCGAGCTCGGCGAGCGTCCGCTACGGATCCAGCCCGTAGCCCTGAGCCGGCGGGTGACCCTGGGCGAGCCCACCGGTGATCACCTCACCGTCCGGGTCCCCGCCGGCCCGCCGCCGCGGACCGAGCCGGGCCAGCGGGGCGCGCTGAGGTCCCTGCTGGGCGCCGGCCGAGCGGAAACGCTCGAGGCGATCGTCAGGTCCGGCGGGGTCACCGGACGGCAACTGGCCGCGACGCTCGGCGTGTCGGACGCCGCAGCCAGCCGGCATGCCGCGGCACTACGGCGTGCCGGTCTGATTCGGAGCCTGCGCATGGGGCAAGCCGTCAAGCACGTCGCAACTTCGCTGGGCTATCGCTTGACACAGCCGGAAGGTACGCGCCGGATGGCGTCCTGGTCCTGA
- a CDS encoding TetR/AcrR family transcriptional regulator encodes MVTEAGAAVADEVGFAQLSIGLVAERLGVRTPSLYKHVASQADLVHRIAVQAANELADAIRDATQGRAGGDAFTAGAQAMRMYVRKHPGRYAAGNAARPTGPDDPLIAALDRVLASWAAMVRGYGIDPGQKIHVLRMVRTMLHGFATLEVANGFRIDADVEDSFAWMVDFIDHGLRSLDEPR; translated from the coding sequence ATGGTCACCGAGGCCGGTGCCGCAGTGGCCGACGAGGTCGGGTTCGCCCAGCTCAGCATCGGCCTGGTCGCCGAGCGGCTCGGAGTCAGGACCCCCTCGCTCTACAAGCACGTCGCCAGCCAGGCCGATCTCGTTCACCGCATCGCCGTCCAGGCCGCGAACGAGCTCGCCGACGCCATCCGCGACGCGACCCAGGGCCGGGCAGGCGGTGACGCCTTCACCGCCGGTGCGCAGGCGATGCGGATGTATGTGAGGAAGCACCCCGGTCGGTACGCGGCGGGCAACGCAGCCCGCCCGACCGGGCCCGATGACCCGCTCATCGCGGCGCTCGACCGGGTGCTCGCCTCCTGGGCGGCGATGGTGCGCGGGTACGGGATCGATCCGGGCCAGAAGATCCACGTTCTGCGGATGGTGCGCACCATGCTCCACGGGTTCGCGACACTGGAGGTCGCCAACGGCTTCCGGATCGACGCCGACGTCGAGGACAGCTTCGCCTGGATGGTTGACTTCATCGACCACGGCCTGCGGTCCTTGGACGAACCTCGGTGA
- a CDS encoding RNA polymerase sigma factor, whose protein sequence is MSSDAELIGRSLRGDTDAFVEVIGRHETALGNYLARRVGRQAAEDLLGDVWVAAYESRANYDRSYPEARPWLYGVALNRLRRHWRSAPAEEPASDLTGVASDWDPWPAVDARVDTQALLGRALARLKPEEREVLGLVAWEDLTVAEAGRVLDIPAGTARRLLHQARKALREAPEVVALLQVPTT, encoded by the coding sequence ATGTCGTCAGACGCGGAACTGATCGGTAGGTCGCTGCGCGGAGACACCGATGCCTTCGTGGAAGTGATCGGCCGGCACGAGACCGCGCTCGGTAACTATCTGGCGCGCAGAGTGGGGCGGCAGGCCGCCGAGGACCTGCTCGGCGATGTGTGGGTGGCGGCTTACGAGTCCCGTGCGAACTATGACCGTTCGTATCCCGAAGCCAGGCCCTGGTTGTACGGCGTCGCGCTGAACAGGCTGCGCCGGCACTGGCGGTCCGCACCGGCCGAGGAGCCGGCGTCGGACCTGACCGGCGTGGCTAGTGACTGGGATCCCTGGCCGGCGGTGGATGCCCGCGTGGACACGCAGGCGCTGCTGGGCAGGGCACTGGCCCGGCTCAAACCGGAAGAGCGGGAAGTGCTGGGCCTGGTCGCCTGGGAGGACCTGACCGTCGCCGAGGCCGGGCGGGTGCTCGACATCCCGGCCGGCACGGCCCGCCGCCTGTTGCACCAGGCGCGTAAGGCATTGCGTGAAGCCCCCGAAGTGGTCGCGCTGCTGCAAGTCCCGACAACCTGA
- a CDS encoding nucleotidyltransferase domain-containing protein produces the protein MFAPRSTGAGGRVLPLRLSSTSSIGEAGLPLVVSIIVFTPEQREQLRDSLISAARQDTRIVAAALTGSAALGRQDEWSDIDLALSVARDADYQQVVADWTDRMTGHDVVTHLDMPLGDALFRVFLLRNTLQVDLSFWPEAEFGATGPKFRLLFGAAEEQEQVRPPAAEWLIGMGWLYALHARSSIARGRVWQAGYMINGMREQAFALACLRYELPAVQARGTDDLPAEVTASFSGTLVRSLDSAELHRAFAATAEALLAEAVLADPDLADRIGATLRELAAVGAG, from the coding sequence ATGTTCGCGCCCCGCTCGACCGGCGCCGGGGGAAGAGTCCTGCCGTTGCGGCTTTCGTCGACGTCGAGCATCGGAGAAGCGGGGCTGCCCCTGGTAGTGTCGATCATCGTGTTCACTCCGGAGCAGCGAGAACAGTTGCGTGACAGCCTCATCTCGGCGGCACGGCAGGACACGCGGATCGTGGCCGCGGCCTTGACCGGATCGGCGGCGCTCGGACGTCAGGACGAATGGTCCGACATCGATCTGGCGTTGTCGGTGGCCCGGGACGCGGACTACCAGCAGGTAGTCGCCGACTGGACTGACCGGATGACCGGCCACGACGTGGTCACGCACCTGGACATGCCGCTGGGTGACGCGCTGTTTCGGGTATTCCTGCTGCGGAACACCTTGCAGGTCGACCTCTCGTTCTGGCCGGAGGCCGAGTTCGGCGCGACCGGGCCGAAGTTCCGGCTGCTGTTCGGGGCTGCGGAGGAACAGGAGCAGGTGCGGCCGCCCGCGGCGGAGTGGTTGATCGGCATGGGCTGGCTCTACGCCCTGCACGCGCGGTCGAGCATCGCCCGGGGCCGGGTGTGGCAAGCCGGCTACATGATCAACGGCATGCGTGAGCAGGCTTTCGCCCTCGCGTGCCTGCGGTACGAGCTGCCCGCGGTGCAGGCTCGGGGTACGGACGACCTGCCTGCCGAGGTCACGGCCTCGTTTTCCGGAACGCTCGTCCGGTCGCTGGACTCAGCCGAGCTCCACCGCGCCTTCGCCGCCACCGCTGAAGCGCTGCTGGCGGAGGCAGTGCTCGCCGACCCCGACCTGGCCGACCGGATCGGCGCGACCCTGCGCGAGCTGGCGGCGGTCGGCGCCGGTTGA
- a CDS encoding winged helix-turn-helix transcriptional regulator has product MKEARSRCPINLSLEIFGDRWTLLVLRDVVFGGARHFRELLGGAERISSNVLADRLADRLAALVEHGLLTRAGDASHKQKVTYSLTERAVDLVPVLVQLSAWGVRHLPVADAYAARAEVLTAGGPPLWEAFMDELRETHLGTRRGQVFGDRMMAGRGRSRPGAVAEEVIRKSNDAFVDLIHDLSDNEEFRRSGLGPAPRHLALIISGGLNELTADLVESGGDLRRGAEIATATTTALLATDFASRGNPRR; this is encoded by the coding sequence GTGAAGGAAGCCCGGTCGCGGTGTCCGATCAACCTGTCGCTGGAGATCTTCGGCGACCGGTGGACGCTGCTCGTCCTGCGTGACGTCGTTTTCGGCGGGGCGCGGCACTTCCGGGAGCTGCTCGGCGGTGCGGAACGGATCTCGTCGAACGTGCTGGCCGACCGGCTGGCCGACCGGCTGGCCGCGCTCGTCGAACACGGGCTGCTCACCCGGGCCGGGGACGCGTCGCACAAGCAGAAGGTCACCTACAGCCTGACCGAACGCGCGGTCGACCTCGTCCCGGTGCTCGTGCAGCTCAGCGCCTGGGGAGTGCGGCACCTGCCCGTCGCCGACGCCTACGCGGCCCGCGCGGAAGTGCTCACCGCCGGCGGTCCCCCGCTGTGGGAAGCCTTCATGGACGAACTGCGCGAGACTCACCTCGGCACCCGCCGCGGACAGGTCTTCGGCGACCGCATGATGGCTGGACGCGGCCGATCGCGGCCAGGCGCCGTCGCCGAGGAAGTGATCCGCAAGTCGAACGACGCCTTCGTCGACCTCATCCACGACCTGTCGGACAACGAAGAGTTCCGCCGCTCAGGACTCGGCCCCGCGCCGCGACACCTGGCGCTGATCATCTCGGGCGGTCTCAACGAGCTGACGGCCGACCTGGTCGAGAGCGGTGGCGACCTCCGGCGCGGCGCCGAGATCGCCACCGCCACCACAACCGCTTTGCTGGCAACGGACTTCGCCAGCCGCGGCAACCCACGGCGCTAG